The Alphaproteobacteria bacterium sequence GCACGGCCGCGTCGACCAGCCGGGCGGCTGGTACCTGCACCATGTGAACATCGCCGTGATCGACGTGCGCAAGGCGGTGGATTTCTACACCGACATTCTGGGCCTGACGGAAAAGGAACTGGTCCGCCCGGTCGAGGCCGGCAATTTCCGCGCCGACCGCGAGGCGCTGGGCGTGTTCGGCTCCGACAATCGCGGCCTGCACCTGATCAGGCCGGACGCCACCTGGGCCGCGAACAACGGCCTGGCGCACAATCCCAGCATTGGCGGCCATGTGGCGCTCTGCGTGCCCGACCTGGACCGGGTCATGGCCAATCTGGACGCCATGGGCGTGCCCTATTCCGACGCCGGCAGCATCGCCATGCGCGACTTCCGCCAGGTGTTCTGCTTCGACCCGAGCATGAACCTCATTGAGTTCAATTCCCCATGCTGAGGGGCGAGGGGCGTGCTGCCAGCCAGCGTCGCCGTCCCGCTTCCCATCCTTGGCCGTCATTGCGAGTCCGCGGAGCGGGCGAAGCAATCCAGAACCGCCCGTACCCGTCCGAGCCGTGCCTGGATTGCTTCGTTGCCCTCCGGGCGCCTCGCAATGACGCCCGGAGGGAGGGGCGTCGCCGGCAAGAACCCTCGGTCCGGAACCCGGCCGTTTCCCAGGAATAACCACGCCATGCCCGCCCATATCGAACCGATCACCGGCCGTTACATCCACCTGGAGCTGGGCGGCAAGCCGCACCGGGTCTATTTCGAGGAGGCGGGGCCGGCGGACGGCATTCCGCTGGTCTGCCTGCACACCGCCGGCGCCGACAACAAGCAGTGGCGCCACCTGCTGACCGACGCCGAGGTGACGCGCCATTTCCGCGTGCTGGCCTTCGACATGCCCTGGCACGGCAAGTCGCTGCCGCCCGTGGGCTGGCGCGAGGGCGGCGATTATGCCCTGACCGCCGCCGGCTATGCCGACCTGATCCGCACCTTCTGCGCCGGCCTGGAGCTGGAAAAACCGGTGGTGATGGGCTGTTCCATCGGCGGACGGGTGGTGGTCTATCTGGCCATTCACCACGCCGCGGAGTTCGGCGGTCTGATCGGGCTGGAGGCGGCGGATTTCCAGCCGGAAGGCTGGT is a genomic window containing:
- a CDS encoding alpha/beta hydrolase — translated: MPAHIEPITGRYIHLELGGKPHRVYFEEAGPADGIPLVCLHTAGADNKQWRHLLTDAEVTRHFRVLAFDMPWHGKSLPPVGWREGGDYALTAAGYADLIRTFCAGLELEKPVVMGCSIGGRVVVYLAIHHAAEFGGLIGLEAADFQPEGWYDLDWLNRPDLDGGNVAAAVVSGLVAPTAPDEYRWETLWGYMQGGPGIFKGDLHFYRVDGDFRNDTHRIDPGVCPLYLLTGEYDFSCSPADTERTAAKIAGGPEVVTMRGLGHFPMSEDPARFREYILPVLADLRAKRG